The DNA segment gaagaccaaaaatgtaatttttcctAAAGAAAAAGGATGTtccaaaaattatacaaaacaaagaaaaatataattgatttatttatgaatattatttcCCTTAGTAATTAATTTGGGTGCCCACCTCGtgattcacaaaaaaatatttacctgGGTGAACAGCGTGTTAGTGTTACCTCAATTTTACATTAGCCCCCAAAATCAAGTAAAGAAATTACAGCATCGCATATAATAATTTCCGAGAATATTATCTTAAATTTGGTCACGATAAACATTGCATGTTTGCCATGTGTAACAATTGGCttaatatttactttaacaCATCAGAATTACAGCATTACAAAATCTTGATTCCACGACACATAGAATGAGCTTAACGCACGTAATAATTCTCACAATATCaagaagataattaattaaaaacaacgaaaaatccaaaacagaaaagaaaaattcaacatCCCATCCCATGAATCAGTTTAACTTTCTACAGAATCCCCGGAACAACAGATTATATCTACTTTAATggacatatataaaaattacagaatttaattttgacaaatcttaaaaacaaattcAGAAAGCAATGAAGTTCTTAAGAAACAATaactaacaataacaataacaatagaAGACAAGGATGTAATATATGTTGCTAGCTCCAACATGTATTTACACTTGGGGTAAATCCTCATCACAAATCCCACCACGAACCActctttttgtcatcatcatcatcttcttcttcagatGTTGCATATAATCTACATCAGCAATTCATTCACCCATGCGAGATCTGGGGCAATgacatcatcaacaacaacccCATTTTCTGCTCTCAAAAATCCCCCATTTCCATTATTGGAAAAGCTTCCACAAGCAGTGATGGTTGGCGAATTAAGAGTATTGAACTGTTTTTGATTGTGATCCTTAGAAACATCAAGCCAAGAAGACAAATTGTTGTGATGATGAGGCTTAGAAGCAGCAGACAACAGTGAAGAAGCCTCATCAAAATTCAAACCCTCCATGGAACACACAAGCTCAGAGAAAACATCCTTATTATATTTCACAACACCATGATGATGGTTGTTGGTCTCAAACATAGAAGGCGAAGAAGGAGAAGGTGGTGATAATGGAGGAGAAAAATGAGACATGCCAAACAAGGTAGAAGTTGGTGAACGAGTAGAATTAgagcaatgacaaaccaaaCAACAATTGTTGTTATTATGAGGGCTTATATCGGTGCACTTTTTCTTGTTACTATTGTCATTGGAATGAAAAACCCTGAGTTGGCGAGGGGTGTGAGCAAAGAAGCAAACTTTTCGCTTGCAATTCTTGCCATCCTTGCAAGCCTCGGTCCTATACCTAGAAGGGTGCAGCCAGCACTCAAACACCCCATGTGAAAACTCACATGCATCGCCGCGGTCACACTGACCGCGGCGAAACTCTGGACAGACTGTTCCAGAGTAATAAAACCGGCGAGGGTCCCGACGACGGGCCTTCTCACCGGGATGCACAAAGGGACAGTCTGTCCAATCATGGCTCCGGCTGCGACTACATCGTCGGACCTTGAACTCGAACATGCGGAATTGGTCGGAGGCATAGGGGTCGCCATCGGAGTCATCGTCGGTGGAGGAGTCAGTGGAGCCACTGTGAGGCAGATAAATGTCGCCGGAGCCGTCGTGGACGGCGGCGGAGCGGCGGGTGAGGAGCTTCCTTGGTGGGACTGGGATGTCAATGTCTCCGAGGGATTTCTTGAGGGAGAGAAGTTGGTGGGAGGGTTGAAGTTGGAATTTGTGTTCTGAAAAAACACtactcatctttttttttttgtgtgtgtgtagtaaattagagagagagagagagaaattgagTGAAGATTGATTATTGTTAGAGGGGAATAAGGAGTGAGTTATATAGGGTGGTTATGTTAAGGTGTTGAAGAGAGAGAatgtagagagagaaagaaggtgATAGGGATAGCTGAATAGGATGGGCGTGGCTGCATAACATTTGGTGTCACCATGCAAAAGAGGGTATGTGGCAGTTTGACAATTCGTTGCAGTCATCAGTTTTGGCTATGTGTAACTATGCTACAAAGTTGGTATGATGCAATATGCTATGCCAATTAAGTTTTGGATTTTACTTTTGATTTGGGTTGTGTTGGCACCATCAGGTGTGGGGTATGAAGAAAATTCTACATCATGTGTGGGGTATACCATAAGGGGTGAGCCTTCACACAGGGAAATTACTTTGATTTGACTAGAATAGATAGCCAAAAGTTTGTTTCAGTTTCACATAGTTTGGTTGCATTTAATTTACCTCATCCTTAATTTATCATGTATCCCTCTTGATTTTCAAGATATGTTTAtgggaaaataaaattgaaattgatgtCCCTAGTCAAAATCTTTATGGAATGCTTGGggattgtttttctttcttggcatttcaaacaaaaataatattataaaggcATAGTTACTTATAgtctaagaaaaagaaaattgctTACTATTTATgtattatcaaaatatatatttttataatgttaattaatcataattatgaaaattttaatatataattaattaaaaagttaacatttttattaaaaatatataaaagtcaacaaatctGTTATAcatgattttattaaataaaaatttgattttttaaatatcacTATATTCTAActgctttttaaaatttatttattgaaaaaaatgtttattttaataaaataaacagattttttttactgtgtttatatatattgtatttgattaaaaaattaattttttttgtttattttaagaatcatatcctatttaattatcaaaaaatgtttttaaattatttttttaagtttaacaaAACTCATCTAAACTTattcattaactttttttaatgaaataagtaattttctgttgttttgtgtgtttgtttaattttgcttaaaaatgttttcttttgttttttttaagaagtaaatcttatctaattttagatttttttttaaaaaaaatcactttttccCATTATCTCctttacaaaataataagaatGGTTTAAGTTTAAGAAGGGAAGTAAGTAATTGAACCTCAAGAGTTGTTAttatctctatttttatttataagatttaattacttaattcatcaaaattaataaaaatagttaatttaactattgaaaagaaataattattttagttggtagtaataaatttatcctaaatttatatatttttccaaaaatacTATTGTAATTAATGATTCTCTTTTCTAAATATATgctaatatagtttttttcttatttaattaaaaatatttttagtttaaaaataattaatacatcagaaaatattaattgagtCTTATATAAAACATCAAGTAAATTTACAAAGTTGAGTCATATAAATAACAAGCAAAGTAGTATAATATAAGAATTTCAAAGTATATATGAATTATACTAGCTAGCTACATTGTACTGTAACTCAATTCTAGTAATAAGTGAAAATTAGGTGTGTGATGACATTCTTTACCAAATTAAAAATAGGATATCATGATGCCTCACAAGTCACAAACAAGACACACACGACTATGCTTTCTTTTATTACAGAAGTTAATATAGTATGTCATCAAAATAAGGTATTGAAACAGAATCTTGTTCAGTAAAAtcttatgctttttcaacaaaacctctggtaacaagttttttttttcctattaagagaaaattgaataaaagaaattagGATGAGGGTTATCTCTTAATTCTATACGGCTGAGGATGTCTTAGCAATTAATTATACTAAATAGGGAAATAGGAATCATGttatattatggttaaattatttctttccctctaatttattatttaggtttaatattttcatctaatttttttaaagtttaatttagtcttttaattttaaaattggttcaatttgattattttatctaaattaaaCTGAGAAAGTGTATTTTATGGTGATTTTAAATCAAAACCGCcacaaattatgatttttttaatattattgatcCAATTTAGACGatagaatcaaattaaattatttttagaaataaaagaactaaattgaacttcaaaaaaaaaattagatgatcaaattgaatttaaaaattaaattaaaggaaaaaactaGTTTAATCtgtattaaaataagaaaaatagtgattgtattattttaaaattgatcacTTATTGGGTTATTCCTCAATATACAGTGAGGGCATGTGAAGCATATGAAACTTACATGAAAAAGAAATGTAGTGTATAAGTAAAAGGTTTATGAGTTGTTGACTATTTCCAAAAATAGGAAACAAATTTATATGTAATTGTTGATTGTGGGTTAACAGCATTAATTGATTTTTCATAAAAGATAAATCATttgtctttgaaaaattcttaattttcttttgatgaaaGTTGACGATTCAATTTACAAATACTTCtatacaatttttaataattaagagaatgataaaaaaatgtataataagaGAAGAAATGCGAAGAAATTAgatagataaaaaaacaaaataatattacttttatACTTACTAAGTTTGTACACTAGCtcccatacttttttttttggattacaTTATTTATATCAGGCTTATTGAtttcattcaaataattaaatataaataatgttaGGCCCATTATAGAAATTAATCCCTTTGCATCAAGGTGACCCAAACCAAACTTTTTAGGACCATcactgttttaatttttttttttgtagtttctTTCCCTAAAAAGAATATTCAATCAACATGATTGATGGGCAACCATGATACTTGTTGAATATATACCAGACTCGGTGCTCAATTTCATGTGAAATCAGAGCAAAGTTCAATGTTAGGTATTTGCATgccaaacaagaaaaaagaaaatcagaaGTTTCTGTCACTTTTCATCCACTCCACCCTAATTATTTCAAagacaacaaaaacaagcacACTCTTTCTCTTGTGTCATTGCAAAGATGAGATGTATTGATCATCTTCAGGCATAATTTTAGCAAAATCGAAACTCTTAGTAAAggttaaacatatttaagtaaGTAGTGTTATAACCagtgttttttaatatatttgtaatgtcttctttattttatatctatatatatgtttttttgtcaGTGAGCATGAATATACATTATGTttgcaaatatttttatatgtatccgttaaaaaaattaaaataaaagaataaatttaaaataaatttgaaacatATTGTTAtactaaaacaaatatttttaaaacatatatttatactaaaataaattatttttaattttatatttatactaaaattatattagaacaacttaacttatatttaattaaagttatttaaGTAATTTCAGATTATAAGTACATATTTTTAATCCATAATAAATTTTCCTACATATTTATTTGTCAtctctaatttttatatttatgatccAAATTAAAAGATTGATCACACAAAAGTTAAGGattgacaaataaaataatattatcatattaattatataacatataaatatatataatatttatattatatatataagttgtttaaaattataatcaatgtcatttataattataattatcaattttttcccttttatgcACACTCATTATGTCCaccattttttataaacaataacaGAAGATATCAATTTTGACATTACTATTGACGAGAATGcataaagttttttcttttctttgaagtAACATGTGACAAATAAAATGAGGGAGAAATCATTACTTGAGGATAACAGTCTTTTCCATACATGTGAAACTAAAAAAAGCATTAGAAAGTAATGCAAAAAAATATGCAAACTAAAAGAGGTGGAACAAAAGAATGGATAATAAAAGTTTGAcagtaaaaaaaggaaattaaataaaatatataaaggataaataaataatacgattggaatttaaaatggaaattaaattcatttcaaatagttaataaataatcaaaCTGAAAAGATAGAGAATcttaatttcatataatttgaTTTGGAATAATAagaattgaatatttaattttggattACTTATAATGTACTAATAGCAGGAAAATTCcttattattgtttttcattaattaattataacacacttttcaaataaataaattttcatattaataaatatattcataaaaaattattagaaaagtaattattacaattttatatatgaaaatatattgaaaattttcttatcataaaatttaatcatagcaaaattaatatctaaaatatatactaaaaatattttatttttgaatatttaaaaataaattaaatttacacatatttttaaatacaatctaagtcataaaaatgatttaaattataagaaaatacagTTTAAAAAACTTgggttataaaatattttaaatatctgATTTGATTTACATTGtttaattgaattatattttttaatggcaAGAGAATGTGTtaatact comes from the Glycine soja cultivar W05 chromosome 6, ASM419377v2, whole genome shotgun sequence genome and includes:
- the LOC114417184 gene encoding zinc finger CCCH domain-containing protein 2-like — protein: MSSVFSEHKFQLQPSHQLLSLKKSLGDIDIPVPPRKLLTRRSAAVHDGSGDIYLPHSGSTDSSTDDDSDGDPYASDQFRMFEFKVRRCSRSRSHDWTDCPFVHPGEKARRRDPRRFYYSGTVCPEFRRGQCDRGDACEFSHGVFECWLHPSRYRTEACKDGKNCKRKVCFFAHTPRQLRVFHSNDNSNKKKCTDISPHNNNNCCLVCHCSNSTRSPTSTLFGMSHFSPPLSPPSPSSPSMFETNNHHHGVVKYNKDVFSELVCSMEGLNFDEASSLLSAASKPHHHNNLSSWLDVSKDHNQKQFNTLNSPTITACGSFSNNGNGGFLRAENGVVVDDVIAPDLAWVNELLM